From Magnolia sinica isolate HGM2019 chromosome 13, MsV1, whole genome shotgun sequence, one genomic window encodes:
- the LOC131222716 gene encoding putative pentatricopeptide repeat-containing protein At3g28640, translating to MSSPSRGSSFQAWKRCMSLAQRCSNMAQLKAIHAIFTVHGIHANTYANSKLIAFCALSDSGSLPYASLLFHQTLSPNSFIYNTLIRAYSRTARPQRALAYFRLMLAEKPERGIVPDHHTFPFVLAACANVPSASAGEQIHATVFKNGLAASDNFVQTALMRMYVETCVLGSARKLFDEIPQRDAVLWNVLMNGYLRLGDANEALRLFRDMLASDVEPDRFCVATGLAACAHSGALRQGAWIHEHAKRNGYTDDVFIGTSLVDMYAKCGCIDKAVEAFEGMPERNVFSWAALIGGLAMHGFARDAIRCLERMQEEDGLRPDGVVLLGVLTACSHAGLKEEGQCLLDSMEACYSVMPKHEHYSCMVDLLCRAGQLDKALALVREMPMKPLASVWGTLLSGSRIHGNVKLAELAAEELLQLEQDGRAEEDDGVYVQLSNVYLGARRQEDARRVRNMMGNRGIKKTPGCSVIEVDGKVNEFVAGDEAHPLRCQIYEVLSLLYHQISLHPMLW from the coding sequence ATGAGCTCTCCGAGCCGTGGCAGCAGCTTCCAAGCATGGAAGCGCTGCATGTCCCTGGCCCAACGCTGCTCCAACATGGCCCAGCTCAAAGCCATCCACGCCATCTTCACTGTCCACGGCATCCACGCCAACACCTACGCCAACAGCAAGCTCATCGCCTTCTGCGCGCTATCCGACTCCGGCAGCTTGCCGTACGCCTCCCTTCTCTTCCATCAAACTCTATCTCCCAACTCCTTCATCTACAACACCCTCATCAGAGCCTACTCCCGCACCGCTCGACCCCAACGCGCGCTCGCGTACTTCCGCCTCATGCTTGCTGAAAAGCCCGAAAGAGGCATCGTTCCCGACCACCACACCTTCCCTTTCGTGCTCGCCGCATGCGCCAATGTCCCCTCGGCCTCCGCGGGCGAGCAAATACATGCCACTGTCTTCAAGAACGGATTGGCGGCTTCTGATAATTTCGTGCAGACCGCACTAATGCGGATGTATGTGGAAACTTGCGTATTGGGTTCTGCTCGGAAGCTGTTCGATGAAATTCCTCAGAGAGATGCCGTGCTTTGGAACGTGCTTATGAATGGGTATCTTCGTTTGGGTGATGCTAATGAGGCGTTGCGGCTGTTCCGTGATATGCTGGCGTCGGATGTGGAGCCTGATAGGTTCTGTGTTGCAACTGGGCTTGCGGCTTGCGCTCATTCCGGGGCGCTTCGGCAGGGGGCGTGGATTCATGAGCATGCGAAAAGGAATGGGTATACTGATGATGTTTTCATTGGGACGTCGCTGGTTGATATGTATGCCAAGTGCGGGTGTATTGATAAGGCTGTTGAGGCGTTTGAAGGAATGCCAGAGAGGAATGTCTTCTCCTGGGCTGCGTTGATTGGGGGACTGGCAATGCATGGGTTTGCCAGGGATGCGATACGGTGCTTGGAAAGAATGCAGGAAGAAGATGGGCTCCGGCCAGATGGGGTCGTGCTTCTGGGAGTCTTGACAGCCTGTAGCCACGCCGGACTTAAAGAGGAGGGCCAGTGTCTCTTGGATAGCATGGAGGCATGCTACAGCGTAATGCCAAAGCATGAACACTACAGTTGCATGGTGGACCTGCTTTGTAGGGCAGGTCAACTAGACAAAGCGCTTGCACTTGTGCGAGAAATGCCCATGAAGCCACTTGCTTCAGTCTGGGGTACGTTGTTGAGTGGTAGCAGGATCCATGGTAATGTCAAGCTTGCAGAGCTTGCAGCCGAGGAGCTGCTACAACTCGAACAGGATGGCAGAGCAGAAGAAGATGACGGTGTTTACGTGCAGTTATCAAATGTTTATTTGGGTGCAAGAAGGCAGGAGGATGCTAGGCGGGTTCGGAATATGATGGGCAATAGAGGGATAAAGAAGACGCCTGGTTGTAGTGTGATTGAGGTGGATGGGAAGGTGAATGAATTCGTTGCTGGAGATGAGGCACACCCACTGCGGTGTCAAATATATGAAGTGCTGAGTCTGTTGTACCACCAAATATCCCTCCATCCCATGCTATGGTAA
- the LOC131222717 gene encoding uncharacterized protein LOC131222717 — translation MLSSTFHNLLPLGVSLPASNLRRKYNARFLFLLLHSNRRFHASSTICSSSSSSQQTSEQLLVVVGGGAAGVYAAIRAKNLAPHLGVMVVEKGRFLSKVKISGGGRCNVTNGHYVDKMVLAEHYPRGNKELRGSFFSMHGPMDTMSWFSDQGVELKTEDDGRVFPVSNSSSSIIDCLLLEARRNGVFLQAGKVVTSASKTISGKFLLKVEKRTIDLVEHIEADYLLIATGSSPQGYALAGQLGHSIIDPNPSLFTFKIEDTKLADLSGVTFPKVKANLKLQNIRRNIPQFTQVGPMLVTHWGLSGPVILRLSAWGARDLFATDYTGMLFVDFVPDYSIEDLKHILIQHKDQLAKQKLLNSHPPRFSLVKRFWKYLLEREGLDGDILCASVPNNSLYSLASLLKQCPFRVIGKGQFKDEFVTAGGVPLSEITLNTMQSRIQPHLFFAGEVLNIDGVTGGFNFQNAWSGGFIAGTTIAKLASGTCLEVEGNF, via the exons ATGCTAAGTTCCACTTTCCACAACCTCCTCCCCCTCGGAGTTTCTCTGCCGGCCTCTAACCTGCGCAGGAAGTACAACGCCAgattcctcttcctcctcctccacTCCAACCGAAGGTTCCACGCGTCATCCACcatctgcagcagcagcagcagctcccAACAG ACAAGCGAACAATTATTGGTGGTGGTTGGTGGTGGTGCCGCTGGAGTATATGCTGCAATTAGAGCCAAAAATTTAGCTCCGCATTTGGGTGTGATGGTTGTTGAGAAAGGGAGGTTTCTATCAAAG GTAAAGATTTCCGGAGGAGGACGATGCAATGTGACAAATGGTCATTATGTTGATAAAATG GTCTTGGCAGAACATTACCCTAGGGGCAATAAAGAACTGAGAGGATCATTCTTCAGCATGCATGGCCCGATGGATACTATGTCTTGGTTTTCTGATCAAGGTGTTGAGCTTAAG ACGGAGGATGATGGCAGGGTGTTTCCTGTCAGCAATAGTTCATCCTCTATAATTGACTGCCTTTTGCTTGAAGCAAGGAGGAATGGAG TTTTTCTGCAGGCTGGCAAAGTTGTAACAAGTGCATCTAAGACTATTAGTGGGAAGTTCCTACTCAAGGTTGAAAAACGGACAATTGATCTAGTTGAACATATTGAAGCTGATTATTTATTGATTGCCACTGGGAGTAGCCCACAG GGTTATGCTCTTGCCGGTCAACTTGGTCATTCAAttatagatccaaatccaagcttATTCACTTTCAAAATTGAGGACACAAAATTGGCAGATTTGTCTGGG GTAACATTCCCAAAAGTTAAAGCAAATCTGAAGTTACAAAATATCCGCAGGAATATACCTCAATTTACGCAG GTGGGGCCTATGTTAGTGACCCATTGGGGACTTAGTGGGCCAGTGATCCTCCGTTTATCTGCTTGGGGAGCTCGTGATCTGTTTGCAACAGATTACACAG GAATGTTGTTTGTCGATTTTGTGCCTGATTATTCTATAGAAGATCTGAAGCACATTCTGATTCAACACAAGGATCAGCTTGCG AAGCAAAAGTTGCTCAATTCACATCCTCCACGGTTTAGTTTGGTGAAGAGATTTTGGAAATATCTGCTGGAACGTGAG GGTTTAGATGGAGATATCTTATGCGCTTCCGTGCCAAATAACTCCTTATATTCGCTTGCTTCTCTGCTAAAGCAATGCCCGTTTAGGGTGATAGGAAAG GGTCAATTTAAGGATGAGTTCGTCACTGCCGGAGGGGTCCCACTCTCGGAG ATTACACTCAATACCATGCAAAGCAGGATACAGCCTCATCTTTTCTTTGCTGGAGAG GTATTGAATATTGATGGTGTAACTGGTGGGTTCAACTTTCAG AATGCTTGGTCCGGTGGCTTCATTGCAGGTACAACCATAGCTAAATTAGCATCGGGCACTTGCCTGGAAGTAGAGGGAAACTTCTAG